Proteins encoded by one window of Lathyrus oleraceus cultivar Zhongwan6 chromosome 1, CAAS_Psat_ZW6_1.0, whole genome shotgun sequence:
- the LOC127103020 gene encoding uncharacterized protein LOC127103020: protein MSQHQTTLTSKTTKSTQKVSAPSMDFHDDEILDVVPLSVIPCEALDLNHPMDALASACPNQGHSMKRVSTPLSKMYPSPEVEQHSKKNDNSSSYEKDMVAEGLCSLGKTVSGKGKSVASKTANASRSEKHDVANDVIDLEDDRTAKKAAGVGPSKSWSKVEMKKSKVREVSESEEDVEEDVPDISLVKKSPMKKSPMKVVAMHLDNVSFHLEDGAAKWKFVIQRRVVVARELEKDVVEVKEVMDLINSVGLIKTVAGRVEGARELEAIDNEVFREITARQVKGWPIKKHLPDEKLTVKYAILHKIGAANWMPTNHISTIANTLGRFIFAVGTKINFDYGRFMFEQIIKHTSTNAVKLPIAFTSMICGIILNQHPGILSSNDLPSRRKPDLSVHYKLFEGSHVEDIVKTFAMKNPASKVGTILELKETCKELGEGIRIATARKESLEALIASLDQAEGENIGHAKEAEAHTSSETSANNDETSGNSISNADEAASSSSSDYLL, encoded by the exons atgtcacaacatcaaactACTCTTACTTCAAAAACTACTAAGTCCACTCAAAAGGTTAGCGCTCCTTCCATGGACTTTCACGATGATGAGATTCTGGATGTGGTTCCTCTATCAGTTATTCCCTGCGAGGCCCTTGATTTgaaccatcccatggatgcatTAGCTTCTGCATGTCCCAATCAAG gacattctATGAAGAGAGTCTCTACTCCCCTATCTAAAATGTACCCATCTCCTGAGGTTGAACAACATAGTAAGAAGAATGACAATTCCTCCAGTTATGAGAAGGACATGGttgctgaaggtttgtgctccCTAGGGAAAACTGTGTCTGGTAAAGGAAAATCTGTGGCATCTAAAACTGCCAATGCTTCCCGTTCTGAGAAGCATGATGTTGCAAACGatgtgattgacctagaggatgatag AACAGCTAAGAAGGCTGCTGGTGTTGGTCCttccaaatcttggagcaaggttGAAATGAAGAAGAGCAAGGTTAGAGAAGTTTCTGAGTCTGAAGAGGATGTcgaggaagatgtccctgacatctctctTGTGAAGAAGAGCCCTATGAAGAAGTCCCCTATGAAAGTTGTTGCTATGCATTTGGATAATGTTTCTTTCCATCTTGAGGATGGAGCTGCCAAatggaaatttgtgattcaaagaaGGGTGGTTGTGGCAAGGGAGTTAGAAAAGGATGTTGTTGAAgtcaaggaggtcatggacctgataaATTCTGTTGGGTTAATAAAGACTGTGGCTGG AAGAGTTGAGGGTGCACGTGAATTGGAAGCTATAGACAATGAGGTCTTTAGAGAAATTACAGCAAGGCAGGTGAAAGGGTGGCCtattaaaaagcatcttcctgATGAGAAGTTGACTGTCAAGTATGCAatattgcataaaataggagCTGCAAATTGGATGCCTACCAACCACATTTCCACAATTGCTAATACCCTTGGAAGATTTATTTTTGCAGTTGGAACCAAAATAAAttttgactatggtagatttatgtttgaacaaattatCAAGCATACATCTACTAATGCAGTTAAGCTTCCTATTGCCTTTACCTctatgatttgtgggattatcctgaaTCAACACCCTGGTATTCTAAGTTCTAATGACTTAccaagtagaagaaaacctgATTTGTCAGTGCACTATAAActatttgaaggcagtcatgtcgaagacattgtcaAGACATTTGCTATGAAAAATCCAGCCTCAAAAGTTGGAACTATTCTTGAGCTGAAGGAGACTTGTAAAGAGTTGGGTGAAGGGATAAGGATAGCAACAGCTAGAAAAGAATCGTTGGAAGCCCTGATTGCAAGCTTGGATCAAGCTGAAGGTGAGAATATTGGAcatgctaaggaagctgaagcccacacctctagtgagacGTCTGCAAATAATGATGAGACAAGTGGCAATTCTATTTCTAATGCTGATGaagctgcaagctcaagctcctctGATTACCTCCTTTGA